In a genomic window of Phyllostomus discolor isolate MPI-MPIP mPhyDis1 chromosome 5, mPhyDis1.pri.v3, whole genome shotgun sequence:
- the FAM240C gene encoding protein FAM240C isoform X2 — MSAGSTVKHPGRVACDAEGLKAFWEKKVRLHAQQLQSEDERVRRSALDRLRGEWAQKLELRHRMLQAHRKSAPQSSLLGTKSFCTGDKTAA, encoded by the exons ATGAGTGCAGGATCCACGGTGAAGCACCCAGGACGGGTGGCCTGCGATGCAGAAGGGCTGAAGGCGTTCTGGGAGAAGAAGGTCCGGCTGCACGCACAGCAGCTGCAGAGCGAGGACGAGCGTGTTCGCAGGAGCGCCCTggacag GCTCCGTGGAGAATGGGCTCAGAAGCTGGAGCTGAGGCACAGGATGCTGCAGGCGCACCGGAAGTCCGCCCCACAGTCGTCCCTTCTGGGCACTAAGTCCTTCTGCACTGGAGACAAGACCGCAGCCTGA
- the FAM240C gene encoding protein FAM240C isoform X1, with translation MKRPGEEQPTVVCALRTCLQEMSAGSTVKHPGRVACDAEGLKAFWEKKVRLHAQQLQSEDERVRRSALDRLRGEWAQKLELRHRMLQAHRKSAPQSSLLGTKSFCTGDKTAA, from the exons ATGAAACGCCCCGGTGAGGAGCAGCCCACGGTGGTCTGTGCACTGCGCACCTGCCTTCAG GAAATGAGTGCAGGATCCACGGTGAAGCACCCAGGACGGGTGGCCTGCGATGCAGAAGGGCTGAAGGCGTTCTGGGAGAAGAAGGTCCGGCTGCACGCACAGCAGCTGCAGAGCGAGGACGAGCGTGTTCGCAGGAGCGCCCTggacag GCTCCGTGGAGAATGGGCTCAGAAGCTGGAGCTGAGGCACAGGATGCTGCAGGCGCACCGGAAGTCCGCCCCACAGTCGTCCCTTCTGGGCACTAAGTCCTTCTGCACTGGAGACAAGACCGCAGCCTGA